The Dioscorea cayenensis subsp. rotundata cultivar TDr96_F1 chromosome 19, TDr96_F1_v2_PseudoChromosome.rev07_lg8_w22 25.fasta, whole genome shotgun sequence genome includes a window with the following:
- the LOC120283289 gene encoding nascent polypeptide-associated complex subunit alpha-like protein 2 — MPGPMVQEEAEKLEEQLKKLDVEEPIVEDVKEDEADDDDEDEDEEDAEGDKETGATEGSKQSRSEKKSRKAIMKLGLKPVTGVSRINIKRNKNIMFAITKPEVFKCPNSDTYVIFGEAKIEDLSSQIQSQAAQQFRMPDLSNVVAKPEASAPVEEEEEEVDETGVAPGDIELVMTQAGVSRAKAVTALKAHDGDIVGAIMELTA, encoded by the exons ATGCCGGGGCCGATGGTACAAGAGGAGGCGGAGAAGCTCGAGGAGCAACTCAAGAAGCTCGACGTTGAGGAGCCTATCGTCGAGGACGTCAAGGAGGATGAGGCAGATGacgatgatgaggatgaagatgaggaAGATGCTGAAG GTGACAAAGAAACTGGTGCAACTGAGGGCTCTAAACAAAGCAGGAGTGAGAAAAAGAGCCGTAAGGCAATTATGAAGCTCGGACTGAAACCGGTCACAGGTGTCAGCAGGATTAAtataaaaaggaacaaaaat ATTATGTTCGCTATCACCAAACCAGAAGTCTTCAAGTGTCCGAACTCTGACACATATGTCATATTTGGTGAGGCAAAGATCGAAGACCTGAGCTCTCAGATACAGAGCCAAGCTGCTCAGCAGTTCAGGATGCCAGACTTAAGCAATGTGGTGGCCAAGCCAGAGGCATCTGCACCTGtcgaagaggaagaggaagaagttgACGAGACTGGAGTCGCTCCTGGAGATATTGAGCTTGTTATGACTCAGGCTGGAGTGTCACGAGCGAAGGCTGTTACTGCTCTCAAAGCACACGATGGAGATATCGTTGGTGCCATCATGGAGCTCACTGCTTAG